In the genome of Raphanus sativus cultivar WK10039 chromosome 4, ASM80110v3, whole genome shotgun sequence, one region contains:
- the LOC130511083 gene encoding uncharacterized protein LOC130511083, producing MVKNNEERKPKKEASDKQHLSPLGFSSSFVDSSRDIVEAAATKKPRIQKNTSSMASETLQVGPLGFYSTGDSLSDLLEAETKQQRIQENTSSMASETLHLSPLDFYSSVGYSSSDLVEATATKKPTIRKNTSSVASDTPHLNPPGFSSSIVDSSSEFVEASTVSEITHTNVGRNPSDSWDDEEYSSVGKTSVQTGDWALLAPSSQDQNNSKLTPFLPRSFSSSVALLLLPSRNGISRAEQ from the exons ATGGTGAAGAACAATGAAGAGAGAAAGCCAAAAAAAGAG GCTTCTGACAAACAGCACTTGAGTCCACTAGgattttcttcttcatttgtAGATTCTTCAAGGGACATTGTAGAAGCAGCAGCAACTAAGAAACCAAGAATCCAGAAGAACACATCTTCCATGGCTTCTGAGACACTGCAGGTGGGTCCACTAGGATTTTATTCAACTGGAGATTCATTAAGTGACCTTTTGGAAGCAGAAACTAAGCAACAAAGAATCCAGGAGAACACATCTTCCATGGCTTCTGAGACACTGCACTTGAGTCCACTAGACTTTTATTCTTCAGTAGGATATTCATCAAGTGACCTTGTGGAAGCAACAGCAACTAAGAAACCCACAATACGCAAGAACACGTCTTCCGTGGCTTCAGATACGCCGCATTTGAATCCGCCAGGATTTTCTTCTTCAATTGTAGATTCGTCAAGTGAGTTTGTGGAAGCATCAACTGTGTCTGAGATAACACACACAAACGTTGGTAGAAATCCCTCTGATTCATGGGATGATGAAGAATACT CTTCTGTGG GAAAAACGTCTGTGCAGACCGGAGATTGGGCTTTGTTGGCTCCATCTAGCCAAGACCAGAACAACTCAAAGCTCACGCCATTTCTTCCTCGAAGCTTTTCCTCTTCAgtagctcttcttcttcttccaagcAGAAACGGCATATCGCGGGCAGAACAATAG